The nucleotide sequence CTCAGAACGGTGCCCTCGAATCCCAAGAAAGCCCCCTTCCGCTCGGCCAAATTCTTCAGCTCCCAATAGGCTAGGGCCAAAGGTCCTTTGTTGGTGGTTATGACATCCTTGCCCAATCCTAGGGCCTCCCTTAGGTGGGTTAAGCCGGGCTCTCCCCTCTTAAGATCCGTGGGGGTCAGCTCGATGATCAGATCGACTTCTGAGGAGCGAATCATATCGAGCCCGGTCAAGCCGTGCTCCCCGCGCCCGTAATCCGAGAGCCTCCTGCCCCCCTCCAAGAGGCGGATGAGCTCCAGTGGATCCAACCCCCTCGGATCAAATGCCGACCCAAACTTGGGGTCGTAAACCCCCACTATCCTTAGGTCCAATAGATGCCGCTCCTTTAGCGAACGGGCCTTCTCCGCTGCCCTCTTGGCGAAGGCCCTGCCAACGGTCCCGAACCCTATTATGGCAGCGCCCATGCTCGCGCCTCCTCAAGCCTATTTTAGGATCAATGGGAGGATATATATCAGGAATATCATTATCGGGAAGGAGAGCATCATTGCGAAGTATAGCAGGTTCCTTCTGCGCAACTGCCTCCTATACTCGGCCTCGCATTTGGCGCTGCAGAAATCCTTTCCCATATCAAGAACGGGAGCACTACACCAGATACAATGCCTGTGCTTGAATACTATGGGCATATCCTCCTTCCTGATCTTCGCCATGTCCCATCCAAGCCTTCCTAAGGCTCTTTCAATATTTAAGGAATCCCTCAAGAACCAATGCCTGATAAATGTTGGGATAATAACGCCGTAGCCCATGATGGGTTTATGCAATGGGCCACTTTGATGAAATCAAAATAAATCGAATCCAAGCCGAAGAGGGCCGAAAATGCCCCATCTTGGCGGATAAGCCGGGTGGAATCGGGCCAATTTGGCTAGGGGCGAACTCTCAGGCTCCCTTTATCTCACTAGCCCCTTGGGACATCCAAGGAATGCGGTCGCAAAAAGGGCAAGGGGGCGATAAATGCCTTCGAAACTCGAGCCCTTAAGCCTTGAACCACTTGAAGACCAGATATTCCACCTTTCTCTTGCCCTTGGGCACGGCTATTATGAATTGCTTCCTGACGGTGGTAGCGAGCCTGCCAGCCCTTACGATCTCGAACGGCCCAACCTTCTCCGATCCCCTATGGACCGAAACTATGAATGGTGCGTGATCTATGCCAGGCCCCCGTTCATAAACGGCGAAATCGGCCCCGAATTTTATGCCCGGGGTGACCACGTAGCCCTTATCCCTTATGTCCCTATAGACCCTGTAGGCCATGGAGAAGCCTTTATAGGTTCTCTCAGCCAGCGCCCTGAGCCTCGAACTGCTCACGGGCTTCCCAGAATGGCCATCGACAATATTTATCACGCCCTTCTCCA is from Candidatus Bathyarchaeia archaeon and encodes:
- a CDS encoding DUF2116 family Zn-ribbon domain-containing protein, yielding MAKIRKEDMPIVFKHRHCIWCSAPVLDMGKDFCSAKCEAEYRRQLRRRNLLYFAMMLSFPIMIFLIYILPLILK
- the endA gene encoding tRNA-intron lyase, which codes for MRGEAIRAELIGTRLVVWNPEEGMKLYRMGFFGKPVGIPKPKPGEDFDEPLMLDLMEGLYLLEKGVINIVDGHSGKPVSSSRLRALAERTYKGFSMAYRVYRDIRDKGYVVTPGIKFGADFAVYERGPGIDHAPFIVSVHRGSEKVGPFEIVRAGRLATTVRKQFIIAVPKGKRKVEYLVFKWFKA